Proteins co-encoded in one Montipora capricornis isolate CH-2021 chromosome 12, ASM3666992v2, whole genome shotgun sequence genomic window:
- the LOC138026347 gene encoding kelch-like protein 17, giving the protein MSQEVIDDEHHRNELLSKLARQQRDGVLCDIVLVIRDREFPAHKSVLAASSEYFMALFATTMMEKNCSSIQLDLCPGIIQDVLHYMYTGVVILNESNVKDLIVAADYLLVSDLKQRSVKYLCSIISKINCVSIYKFAVYCNCSQLKQDATKVIRNHFALVSRTDEFLNVDFELLKQLVSDEEIIVTAEEEVYEAVLRWVKHKEETRKCHFENLFRSVNLFSMSKEYILDNIRTEPLVNFNKECMEFLVQSLKLFSVQEASKFDLRPRKCLEKVVPAMILTGGLCEGNSLKGTLAYSPERNLWRQLADMNSDRNEHAVVECGGFIYCIGGYPHGSSVERFDPLTNMWTEMTELMQRTFAPAAVSNDECIYVLGGKDGFDAISTVQCYEPNSNTWSLGPNMSQARKALCAVVFRGDVYAIGGCVNDNYSLNTVEKLNLATQCWIKTSPMAQERKYASAAVVGDKILVIGGFQGTSTSALGSCEVYCPFEDQWSVVADLNCPRAAGGVARVETKVYVVGGRHNRRAVFSVESYDEENGKWIVEETVMPRGCAWFQCGMVKVRKTFLT; this is encoded by the coding sequence ATGTCACAAGAGGTCATTGATGACGAACACCATCGAAACGAGTTGCTCTCGAAACTTGCCCGTCAACAGCGCGACGGCGTTTTATGTGATATTGTCTTGGTCATCAGGGATCGCGAATTTCCAGCGCACAAAAGCGTTTTGGCGGCTTCTAGTGAATACTTCATGGCTTTATTCGCGACAACAATGATGGAAAAGAACTGTTCATCCATTCAACTCGATTTATGTCCAGGTATAATTCAAGATGTCCTACACTATATGTACACAGGAGTGGTGATACTCAACGAATCCAATGTCAAGGATTTGATCGTGGCTGCCGATTATTTGCTTGTTTCTGacttgaaacaaaggagcgtGAAGTATCTTTGCTCTATCATCTCCAAAATAAACTGTGTATCGATATATAAGTTTGCCGTTTATTGCAACTGCAGTCAACTTAAACAAGATGCGACGAAAGTCATTCGCAATCACTTTGCCTTGGTATCAAGAACAGACGAGTTTCTAAACGTGGACTTTGAGCTTCTCAAGCAGCTTGTGTCGGATGAAGAAATCATAGTCACCGCAGAAGAGGAAGTTTACGAAGCAGTGTTGCGTTGGGTCAAACACAAAGAGGAAACTCGGAAATGTCACTTTGAAAATTTGTTCAGAAGCGTAAATTTGTTTTCTATGTCAAAGGAATATATTTTAGACAACATCAGAACCGAGCCACTTGTTAACTTCAACAAAGAATGCATGGAATTTCTCGTCCAAAGTTTGAAACTTTTCAGCGTGCAAGAAGCAAGCAAATTTGATTTAAGGCCCAGGAAATGTCTTGAAAAAGTCGTACCAGCAATGATTTTAACCGGGGGCTTGTGTGAAGGCAATTCTCTCAAGGGTACTTTGGCTTACTCTCCAGAACGAAATTTGTGGCGTCAACTAGCTGACATGAATTCTGACCGAAATGAACATGCTGTGGTTGAATGTGGTGGATTCATATACTGTATCGGAGGCTACCCTCATGGGTCCTCTGTGGAACGGTTCGATCCACTGACCAACATGTGGACTGAAATGACCGAGTTAATGCAGCGAACGTTTGCGCCAGCAGCGGTCTCGAATGATGAATGCATCTACGTTTTAGGCGGAAAGGATGGCTTCGATGCCATTAGCACTGTACAATGTTACGAACCGAACAGTAATACTTGGAGTCTGGGACCAAACATGAGCCAAGCTCGCAAGGCATTATGCGCGGTCGTGTTTCGCGGTGACGTGTATGCCATTGGTGGATGCGTGAACGACAACTATTCACTAAACACAGTGGAAAAACTCAACTTGGCTACTCAATGCTGGATCAAGACAAGTCCCATGGCACAGGAAAGAAAATACGCAAGTGCAGCGGTGGTAGGGGACAAGATCCTCGTGATTGGTGGATTTCAAGGCACGTCAACGTCGGCTTTAGGAAGCTGTGAGGTGTACTGTCCTTTTGAAGATCAGTGGAGCGTAGTGGCAGATTTGAACTGCCCGCGAGCTGCTGGAGGTGTGGCCCGAGTTGAAACTAAGGTGTATGTCGTGGGTGGCAGACATAACAGACGGGCTGTGTTTTCCGTGGAAAGTTACGACGAAGAAAATGGAAAGTGGATTGTTGAGGAAACTGTCATGCCACGTGGATGCGCATGGTTTCAGTGTGGAATGGTCAAAGTTCGAAAAACCTTCTTAACCTGA
- the LOC138026947 gene encoding histamine H2 receptor-like produces MANSTDHLKPKTYEQLLCSEEITETAHSPLIIIAVINIFLSVAAILGNLLILLALGKESPLHPPSKLLLRSLATTDLCVGFFAQPTSVAYWISVAKYSWEFCRFVRSAIYLAGNMLCSVSLLTMTTIAVERLLALKLGLRYGQVVTLKRVFLLLTFYWVVSIVASTLHFLDYLISLWFGYMVSGLCLAISLFSYGKIFHALCLNQRNRVQHQTRKVDRPMSQSHQLNMARYRKAVSSALWLQVALVVCYVPYGAVGVILAASGLTPSIYLARQSTISLVFLNSSLNPVLYCWKIKEVRNSVKDTVKKLFPLSRRPLTQRK; encoded by the coding sequence ATGGCAAATTCAACAGATCACCTAAAGCCGAAAACATATGAACAACTACTTTGTTCGGAGGAAATAACCGAAACTGCTCATTCTCCACTGATAATAATAGCGGTGATTAACATTTTTCTCTCTGTCGCTGCAATACTGGGAAACCTCCTCATTCTACTTGCACTTGGCAAGGAATCTCCGCTACATCCACCTTCCAAACTCTTGCTTCGTAGCTTGGCGACAACCGATCTCTGTGTTGGTTTCTTCGCACAACCTACTTCTGTCGCGTACTGGATTTCTGTGGCAAAATATAGTTGGGAGTTTTGTCGCTTCGTAAGAAGCGCTATTTATCTGGCCGGAAACATGTTGTGTTCCGTGTCTCTCCTAACCATGACCACCATAGCTGTTGAGAGACTTCTCGCCCTGAAATTGGGCCTGAGATACGGGCAAGTTGTAACACTCAAGAGGGTGTTTCTACTTTTGACGTTTTATTGGGTTGTATCCATCGTCGCTTCAACTCTGCACTTTTTGGACTACCTAATATCGTTATGGTTTGGCTATATGGTGTCGGGACTTTGTCTTGCAATTTCGCTTTTTTCCTACGGGAAAATTTTCCATGCTTTGTGTCTAAATCAACGTAATCGAGTGCAGCACCAGACTCGCAAGGTTGACCGGCCGATGAGCCAATCGCATCAACTGAACATGGCGCGATATAGGAAAGCTGTTAGCAGCGCACTGTGGCTGCAAGTGGCATTGGTTGTTTGTTATGTTCCTTACGGTGCAGTTGGGGTAATTCTCGCCGCATCAGGACTTACTCCATCCATTTACCTTGCAAGGCAAAGTACGATTTCATTAGTTTTTTTGAATTCGTCGTTGAATCCTGTTCTCTATTGTTGGAAGATTAAAGAAGTCAGGAACTCTGTGAAGGATACGGTAAAAAAACTCTTCCCCCTTTCCAGAAGGCCGCTTACTCAAAGGAAGTGA